From Phragmites australis chromosome 5, lpPhrAust1.1, whole genome shotgun sequence, a single genomic window includes:
- the LOC133918536 gene encoding putative multidrug resistance protein: MGMQGPPVAAKAKAAPVMRPFASVFMHADAADVVLMVLGLVGAMGDGMSTPVMLLITSRIFNDLGSGPDLLQQFSSKINENARNLFFLALASWVMAFLEGYCWARTAERQASRMRARYLRAVLRQDVEYFDLKVGSTSEVVTSVSNDSLVVQDVLSEKVPNFVMNCSMFLGSYAVGFALLWRLTLVALPSVLLLIIPGFMYGRILIGLARRIREQYTRPGAIAEQAISSVRTVYSFAAERNTMAQFSAALEELARLGLKQGLAKGIAVGSNGITFTIWAFNVWYGSRLVMYHGYYGGTVFAVSAAIVVGGLALGSGLSNVKYFSEASSAAERILEVIRRVPKIDSESDAGEELANVSGEVEFKNVEFCYPSRPESPIFVRFNLRVPAGRTVALVGGSGSGKSTVIALLERFYDPSAGEVTVDGVDIRRLRLKWLRAQMGLVSQEPALFATSIRENILFGKEDATAEEVVAAAKAANAHNFISQLPQGYDTQVGECGVQMSGGQKQRIAIARAIIKSPKVLLLDEATSALDTESERVVQEALDLASVGRTTIVIAHRLSTIRNADTIAVMQFGEVKELGSHDELIANEDGLYSSLVRLQQTRDSREANEVGGTGSTSAVGQSNSHSMSRRFSVVSRSSSARSMGDAGDDDNTKKPKLPVPSFRRLLMLNAPEWKQALMGSFSAIVFGGIQPAYAYAMGSMISIYFLTDHDEIKDKTRTYALIFVALAVLSFLINIGQHYNFGAMGEYLTKRIREQMLAKILTFEIGWFDRDENSSGAICSQLAKDANVVRSLVGDRMALVIQTVSAVLIACTMGLVIAWRLALVMIAVQPLIIVCFYARRVLLKSMSNKSIQAQSESSKLAAEAVSNLRTITAFSSQDRILRLFDQAQDGPRKESIRQSWFAGLGLGTSMSLMTCTWALDFWYGGRLMAEHHITAKALFQTFMILVSTGRVIADAGSMTTDLAKGADAVASVFAVLDRETEIDPDNPEGYKPEKLKGEVEIRGVNFAYPSRPDVIIFKGLSLSIQPGKSTALVGQSGSGKSTIIGLIERFYDPLKGVVKIDGREIKTYNLRALRRHIGLVSQEPTLFAGTVRENIVYGTETASEAEIESAARSANAHDFVSNLKDGYDTWCGERGVQLSGGQKQRIAIARAILKNPAILLLDEATSALDSQSEKVVQEALDRVMVGRTSVLVAHRLSTIQNCDLITVLEKGNVVEKGTHASLMAKGHSGTYYGLVSLQQGGNQH, translated from the exons ATGGGTATGCAAGGGCCGCCGGTGGCAGCGAAGGCGAAGGCGGCGCCGGTGATGCGGCCGTTCGCGTCGGTATTCATGCACGCGGACGCGGCGGACGTGGTGCTGATGGTGCTGGGCCTGGTGGGCGCCATGGGCGACGGCATGTCGACGCCGGTGATGCTGCTCATCACAAGCCGCATATTCAACGACCTCGGCAGCGGCCCCGACCTCCTCCAGCAGTTCAGTTCCAAGATCAACGAG AACGCGCGGAACCTTTTCTTCTTGGCGCTCGCCAGCTGGGTCATGGCGTTCCTAG AGGGATACTGCTGGGCGCGGACGGCAGAGCGGCAGGCGTCGCGGATGCGGGCGCGGTACCTGCGGGCAGTGCTCCGGCAGGACGTGGAGTACTTCGACCTCAAGGTGGGCTCGACATCGGAGGTGGTGACCAGCGTCTCCAACGACAGCCTCGTCGTGCAGGACGTGCTGAGCGAGAAGGTGCCCAACTTCGTGATGAACTGCTCCATGTTCCTCGGCAGCTACGCCGTCGGCTTCGCGCTGCTGTGGCGGCTCACACTGGTGGCGCTGCCGTCCGTGCTGCTACTCATCATCCCAGGCTTCATGTACGGCCGCATCCTCATCGGCCTCGCACGCCGGATCAGGGAGCAGTACACGCGCCCCGGCGCCATCGCCGAGCAGGCCATCTCCTCCGTGCGCACCGTGTACTCGTTCGCGGCGGAGCGCAACACCATGGCGCAGTTCTCTGCCGCGCTCGAGGAGTTGGCGCGGCTCGGACTCAAGCAGGGGCTCGCCAAGGGCATCGCCGTCGGCAGCAACGGCATCACCTTCACCATCTGGGCATTCAACGTCTGGTACGGCAGCCGCCTCGTCATGTACCACGGCTACTATGGCGGCACCGTCTTTGCCGTCTCCGCCGCCATTGTCGTCGGTGGCCT AGCTCTGGGATCGGGGCTGTCCAACGTGAAGTACTTCTCAGAGGCAAGCTCGGCCGCGGAGAGGATCCTGGAGGTGATCCGGCGGGTGCCCAAGATCGATTCGGAGAGCGACGCCGGCGAGGAGCTAGCCAACGTCTCCGGCGAGGTGGAGTTCAAGAACGTGGAATTCTGCTACCCGTCGCGGCCAGAGAGCCCCATCTTCGTGAGATTCAACCTGCGCGTGCCGGCGGGGCGCACGGTGGCCCTGGTGGGCGGGAGCGGGTCTGGGAAGTCAACGGTGATCGCGCTGCTGGAGCGGTTCTACGACCCATCGGCCGGGGAGGTGACGGTGGACGGCGTGGACATCCGTCGGCTGCGGCTCAAGTGGCTGCGCGCGCAGATGGGGCTCGTCAGCCAGGAGCCGGCGCTGTTCGCAACGTCGATCAGGGAGAACATACTGTTTGGCAAGGAGGACGCCACGGCGGAGGAGGTCGTCGCCGCAGCCAAGGCGGCCAACGCCCACAACTTCATCTCCCAGCTGCCGCAGGGCTACGACACGCAG GTGGGTGAGTGTGGTGTCCAAATGTCTGGAGGACAGAAGCAGAGGATTGCAATTGCCAGAGCAATCATAAAGTCACCCAAGGTCCTCCTCCTTGATGAAGCCACCAGCGCATTGGACACAGAATCAGAGCGTGTTGTGCAGGAAGCACTTGACCTGGCCTCCGTGGGCCGGACTACTATTGTCATTGCACATCGTCTCTCCACGATCCGAAATGCTGACACGATTGCTGTCATGCAGTTCGGTGAGGTCAAGGAGCTGGGCTCCCATGATGAGCTCATTGCCAATGAGGATGGCCTATACTCGTCTCTTGTCCGCCTTCAGCAGACCAGAGATTCAAGGGAGGCTAACGAGGTTGGTGGAACTGGAAGTACATCAGCTGTGGGACAATCCAACAGCCACAGCATGAGCAGGAGGTTCTCTGTGGTTAGCCGGTCAAGCTCGGCCCGGTCAATGGGTGATGCTGGAGATGATGATAACACCAAGAAGCCAAAGCTTCCTGTGCCATCATTCAGAAGGTTACTGATGCTTAATGCACCAGAATGGAAGCAAGCGCTGATGGGAAGCTTTAGTGCAATTGTGTTTGGAGGCATACAACCCGCGTATGCATATGCCATGGGGAGCATGATCTCAATCTACTTCTTAACAGATCATGATGAAATCAAGGACAAAACAAGGACCTATGCACTCATCTTTGTCGCTCTAGCAGTGCTTTCATTCTTGATCAATATTGGGCAGCATTACAACTTTGGCGCCATGGGAGAATACCTCACCAAGAGAATCAGGGAACAGATGCTTGCAAAAATCCTCACTTTTGAGATCGGGTGGTTCGATCGCGACGAGAACTCTAGTGGTGCCATATGTTCACAGCTTGCCAAGGACGCTAATGTC GTGAGGTCACTCGTGGGTGACCGAATGGCTCTGGTGATCCAGACAGTTTCTGCAGTGCTCATCGCTTGCACCATGGGTCTGGTGATTGCTTGGCGTTTGGCCCTTGTCATGATAGCAGTGCAGCCTCTTATCATTGTCTGCTTTTATGCTCGCCGTGTCTTACTGAAGAGCATGTCCAATAAATCAATACAAGCACAGTCTGAAAGTAGCAAGCTAGCTGCTGAGGCCGTCTCCAACCTCCGCACCATCACTGCTTTCTCATCCCAGGACCGCATCCTACGCCTCTTTGACCAAGCACAAGATGGGCCACGTAAGGAAAGTATCCGACAATCATGGTTTGCAGGCCTTGGCCTCGGCACCTCCATGAGCCTTATGACATGCACATGGGCCCTCGACTTTTGGTATGGTGGCAGGCTCATGGCTGAGCATCACATTACTGCCAAGGCACTCTTCCAAACCTTCATGATTCTAGTAAGCACAGGGCGTGTGATTGCAGATGCAGGTAGTATGACAACAGACCTTGCTAAGGGTGCTGATGCAGTCGCTTCAGTGTTTGCTGTTCTTGACAGGGAAACAGAAATTGACCCTGACAACCCTGAGGGATACAAGCCAGAGAAGCTAAAAGGTGAGGTGGAAATTAGAGGAGTTAACTTCGCATACCCATCAAGGCCAGATGTGATCATCTTCAAAGGATTATCTTTGAGCATCCAGCCAGGCAAGTCAACAGCCCTTGTTGGGCAAAGTGGTTCTGGCAAGTCGACAATCATTGGGCTTATAGAGAGGTTCTACGACCCACTTAAGGGGGTAGTGAAGATCGATGGTAGAGAAATCAAAACATACAATCTTAGAGCCTTGCGGCGGCACATTGGACTGGTCAGCCAGGAACCAACACTATTTGCGGGTACGGTAAGAGAAAATATTGTGTATGGCACAGAAACAGCAAGTGAAGCAGAAATCGAGAGTGCAGCAAGGTCTGCCAATGCACATGACTTCGTTAGCAACCTCAAGGATGGATATGACACATGGTGTGGTGAGCGGGGTGTTCAGCTTTCAGGAGGCCAGAAACAGCGCATTGCAATTGCCCGTGCCATCCTGAAGAACCCTGCTATCTTGCTGCTGGATGAAGCTACAAGTGCACTGGACAGCCAGTCTGAGAAGGTGGTGCAAGAGGCATTGGACCGAGTGATGGTTGGCAGGACAAGTGTCTTGGTGGCGCACAGGCTCAGCACAATCCAGAATTGTGACCTGATCACTGTGCTTGAGAAAGGAAATGTTGTGGAGAAGGGCACACATGCATCCCTCATGGCCAAAGGTCACTCTGGAACATACTATGGATTGGTTAGTTTGCAACAAGGAGGCAACCAGCACTGA